The Desulfatirhabdium butyrativorans DSM 18734 genome includes a region encoding these proteins:
- a CDS encoding DUF4258 domain-containing protein, protein MIYRYLNGEIIEDYPSGKPYPSCLIYGGSFAGELIHSVGAYNSETQWAVLVTVYRPDPDRWIDWRIRRKR, encoded by the coding sequence ATGATTTATCGATACCTAAACGGCGAGATCATTGAAGATTATCCGTCTGGCAAGCCCTATCCGAGTTGCCTGATCTATGGTGGCAGTTTTGCTGGAGAGCTGATTCACAGTGTTGGGGCTTACAATTCCGAAACACAATGGGCTGTGCTGGTCACTGTGTACCGACCTGACCCCGATCGATGGATTGACTGGCGCATCAGGAGAAAGAGATGA